One Silurus meridionalis isolate SWU-2019-XX chromosome 10, ASM1480568v1, whole genome shotgun sequence genomic window carries:
- the LOC124392416 gene encoding protocadherin alpha-C2-like isoform X3 → MESHILKQLLWRYVSPSLLIFTFIYSAFAVTHYAIPEEMKAGSVVANLATDLGLDVKTLRVRKMRLDVVANKKYMDVNTDTGELYIVEKMDREQMCNVKTATCFLKLDVILENPVRMFNIEIEIMDINDNSPQFRRDTIHLDVSESTIAGEKFSLTNAVDPDVGSNSIKTYYLSESDYFNIDIQTGRDGSKFADLILKRVLDREEKAMHNLILTAVDGGTPARSGTAKIIVRVLDTNDNAPQFDQDRYTINLMENSPIGSLVIKLNATDKDESTNSDIEYSFSLYTSEKTQSTFGLNSNNGEIRVKEMINYEDFRIYDAEIIAKDKGANSLSGQCKVTILIKDMNDNHPEISVKSFSSPIKEDVAVDTVIAVISVNDKDSGENGEIDIQISDRLPFKLREASDSYYELVISEPLDREKVPEYDITFTVTDRGNPPLSDNDTITLELLDVNDNVPQFPQSFYTIQVMENNPPGAIVGSLTAHDPDLHENQYLVYFIVEKEIANTSMSMLFSINPENGNLYALKTFDYEIEKEFLFHIEARDSGVPPLSSNVTVHIIIMDQNDNTPVIVSPWRAHGSLVEEKIPRSTDKGTLIAKVIAIDTDSVHNSRITYQFLQNTDATLFSLDQYNGEIRTTRMFSYRDSRRHRLVVIAKDNGDPSLSATITITLSTMETALKSYADMTEVPLEYDIFSDLNLYLVIGLGSVSFLLLITILVAIVLKCQKPKPSKAAPPCRNSVISERNSTIADSTLVSNDAYWYSLFLAETRKGKLVVRQPVPKGTRYVVSSIPRSTGMTETSDSAASTLQTASLEG, encoded by the coding sequence ATGGAGAGCCACATACTGAAACAGCTATTGTGGAGGTACGTCTCACCATCCCTactaatttttacatttatttactctgCGTTTGCTGTTACACACTACGCCATACCCGAAGAAATGAAAGCGGGATCTGTGGTTGCAAACCTCGCAACCGATTTAGGACTTGATGTGAAAACCTTGCGTGTACGAAAAATGCGACTAGATGTTGTAGCCAACAAAAAATACATGGACGTCAACACAGACACGGGGGAGCTTTACATCGTGGAAAAAATGGACAGGGAGCAAATGTGCAACGTTAAAACAGCTACATGCTTTTTGAAGTTGGATGTCATACTTGAAAATCCAGTAAGGATGTTTAATATTGAAATTGAGATAATGGACATAAACGATAATTCACCACAATTTCGTCGGGATACCATTCATCTTGATGTTTCCGAATCAACAATAGCAGGAGAGAAGTTTTCTCTAACCAATGCTGTTGACCCCGATGTCGGCTCAAACTCTATTAAAACTTATTATCTTAGCGAAAGTGACTATTTTAATATAGACATACAAACTGGACGTGATGGATCGAAGTTTGCAGACTTAATTTTGAAAAGAGTTTTGGACCGTGAGGAAAAGGCTATGCATAATCTTATACTCACCGCTGTAGATGGCGGGACCCCTGCGCGTTCAGGTACAGCTAAAATTATTGTTCGGGTTCTAGATACCAACGACAACGCCCCTCAGTTTGATCAAGACAGATACACTATAAACCTAATGGAAAATTCACCTATTGGAAGCCTTGTAATCAAATTAAATGCAACGGATAAGGATGAGAGCACGAATTCTGACATTGAGTACTCATTTAGTCTTTATACTTCTGAGAAAACCCAGTCGACGTTTGGATTGAACTCAAATAATGGTGAAATAAGAGTTAAAGAAATGATCAATTACGAGGATTTCAGAATTTATGATGCGGAAATAATAGCTAAAGACAAGGGTGCCAATTCATTATCTGGACAATGCAAGGTGACTATACTAATCAAAGATATGAATGACAACCATCCGGAAATTTCTGTGAAATCGTTTTCAAGTCCAATTAAAGAGGATGTAGCGGTAGATACAGTTATTGCAGTAATTAGTGTGAATGATAAAGATTCGGGAGAAAATGGTGAAATTGATATCCAGATTTCTGATAGGTTACCTTTTAAACTCAGAGAGGCATCGGACAGTTATTATGAGCTTGTAATTTCAGAACCGTTGGACCGTGAAAAGGTCCCAGAATATGACATCACATTCACCGTAACTGACAGAGGAAACCCTCCTTTATCTGATAATGACACTATAACTCTAGAACTGCTGGACGTTAATGACAACGTACCACAGTTTCCACAATCATTTTACACAATACAAGTGATGGAAAATAACCCACCTGGGGCAATAGTGGGTTCCCTCACTGCACATGATCCAGACCTACATGAAAATCAATATcttgtatattttatagtagAAAAAGAAATAGCAAACACCTCAATGTCCATGCTGTTCTCCATTAACCCAGAAAATGGTAATCTTTATGCATTAAAGACATTTGACTATGAGATAGAGAAGGAGTTCCTTTTTCATATAGAGGCCAGAGACTCTGGAGTTCCTCCACTCAGCAGTAATGTGACCGTTCACATCATTATCATGGACCAGAATGACAATACACCAGTTATAGTGTCTCCATGGCGCGCACATGGCTCATTAGTGGAAGAAAAAATACCCAGATCCACCGACAAAGGAACTCTGATAGCCAAAGTAATTGCAATAGACACTGATTCTGTGCACAACTCAAGGATTACTTATCAGTTTCTCCAGAACACGGATGCTACATTATTCAGTCTGGACCAGTACAATGGAGAGATCCGAACCACAAGAATGTTTAGTTACAGAGATTCGCGTCGGCATCGGTTGGTGGTGATCGCCAAGGATAACGGAGATCCCTCTCTTTCTGCTACAATCACCATCACACTGTCTACAATGGAGACCGCGCTTAAAAGCTATGCTGACATGACTGAGGTGCCtttagaatatgacattttttcagATTTAAACTTGTATCTGGTGATCGGACTGGGCTCGGTATCATTTCTGTTACTGATCACCATACTGGTGGCCATCGTGCTGAAGTGTCAGAAACCAAAGCCCAGTAAAGCTGCTCCTCCCTGCAGGAACAGTGTGATCAGTGAGAGGAATTCTACCATCGCAGATTCCACCCTGGTCTCCAACGATGCCTACTGGTACAGTTTATTTCTAGCAGAGACCAGAAAAGGAAAGCTGGTAGTTAGACAACCTGTGCCAAAGGGGACAAGATACGTTGTGTCTAGTATACCCAGGAGCACAGGAATGACTGAGACTAGTGACTCAGCTGCGTCCACTCTACAG
- the LOC124392416 gene encoding protocadherin alpha-C2-like isoform X1 translates to MESHILKQLLWRYVSPSLLIFTFIYSAFAVTHYAIPEEMKAGSVVANLATDLGLDVKTLRVRKMRLDVVANKKYMDVNTDTGELYIVEKMDREQMCNVKTATCFLKLDVILENPVRMFNIEIEIMDINDNSPQFRRDTIHLDVSESTIAGEKFSLTNAVDPDVGSNSIKTYYLSESDYFNIDIQTGRDGSKFADLILKRVLDREEKAMHNLILTAVDGGTPARSGTAKIIVRVLDTNDNAPQFDQDRYTINLMENSPIGSLVIKLNATDKDESTNSDIEYSFSLYTSEKTQSTFGLNSNNGEIRVKEMINYEDFRIYDAEIIAKDKGANSLSGQCKVTILIKDMNDNHPEISVKSFSSPIKEDVAVDTVIAVISVNDKDSGENGEIDIQISDRLPFKLREASDSYYELVISEPLDREKVPEYDITFTVTDRGNPPLSDNDTITLELLDVNDNVPQFPQSFYTIQVMENNPPGAIVGSLTAHDPDLHENQYLVYFIVEKEIANTSMSMLFSINPENGNLYALKTFDYEIEKEFLFHIEARDSGVPPLSSNVTVHIIIMDQNDNTPVIVSPWRAHGSLVEEKIPRSTDKGTLIAKVIAIDTDSVHNSRITYQFLQNTDATLFSLDQYNGEIRTTRMFSYRDSRRHRLVVIAKDNGDPSLSATITITLSTMETALKSYADMTEVPLEYDIFSDLNLYLVIGLGSVSFLLLITILVAIVLKCQKPKPSKAAPPCRNSVISERNSTIADSTLVSNDAYWYSLFLAETRKGKLVVRQPVPKGTRYVVSSIPRSTGMTETSDSAASTLQASTTTSSSSS, encoded by the coding sequence ATGGAGAGCCACATACTGAAACAGCTATTGTGGAGGTACGTCTCACCATCCCTactaatttttacatttatttactctgCGTTTGCTGTTACACACTACGCCATACCCGAAGAAATGAAAGCGGGATCTGTGGTTGCAAACCTCGCAACCGATTTAGGACTTGATGTGAAAACCTTGCGTGTACGAAAAATGCGACTAGATGTTGTAGCCAACAAAAAATACATGGACGTCAACACAGACACGGGGGAGCTTTACATCGTGGAAAAAATGGACAGGGAGCAAATGTGCAACGTTAAAACAGCTACATGCTTTTTGAAGTTGGATGTCATACTTGAAAATCCAGTAAGGATGTTTAATATTGAAATTGAGATAATGGACATAAACGATAATTCACCACAATTTCGTCGGGATACCATTCATCTTGATGTTTCCGAATCAACAATAGCAGGAGAGAAGTTTTCTCTAACCAATGCTGTTGACCCCGATGTCGGCTCAAACTCTATTAAAACTTATTATCTTAGCGAAAGTGACTATTTTAATATAGACATACAAACTGGACGTGATGGATCGAAGTTTGCAGACTTAATTTTGAAAAGAGTTTTGGACCGTGAGGAAAAGGCTATGCATAATCTTATACTCACCGCTGTAGATGGCGGGACCCCTGCGCGTTCAGGTACAGCTAAAATTATTGTTCGGGTTCTAGATACCAACGACAACGCCCCTCAGTTTGATCAAGACAGATACACTATAAACCTAATGGAAAATTCACCTATTGGAAGCCTTGTAATCAAATTAAATGCAACGGATAAGGATGAGAGCACGAATTCTGACATTGAGTACTCATTTAGTCTTTATACTTCTGAGAAAACCCAGTCGACGTTTGGATTGAACTCAAATAATGGTGAAATAAGAGTTAAAGAAATGATCAATTACGAGGATTTCAGAATTTATGATGCGGAAATAATAGCTAAAGACAAGGGTGCCAATTCATTATCTGGACAATGCAAGGTGACTATACTAATCAAAGATATGAATGACAACCATCCGGAAATTTCTGTGAAATCGTTTTCAAGTCCAATTAAAGAGGATGTAGCGGTAGATACAGTTATTGCAGTAATTAGTGTGAATGATAAAGATTCGGGAGAAAATGGTGAAATTGATATCCAGATTTCTGATAGGTTACCTTTTAAACTCAGAGAGGCATCGGACAGTTATTATGAGCTTGTAATTTCAGAACCGTTGGACCGTGAAAAGGTCCCAGAATATGACATCACATTCACCGTAACTGACAGAGGAAACCCTCCTTTATCTGATAATGACACTATAACTCTAGAACTGCTGGACGTTAATGACAACGTACCACAGTTTCCACAATCATTTTACACAATACAAGTGATGGAAAATAACCCACCTGGGGCAATAGTGGGTTCCCTCACTGCACATGATCCAGACCTACATGAAAATCAATATcttgtatattttatagtagAAAAAGAAATAGCAAACACCTCAATGTCCATGCTGTTCTCCATTAACCCAGAAAATGGTAATCTTTATGCATTAAAGACATTTGACTATGAGATAGAGAAGGAGTTCCTTTTTCATATAGAGGCCAGAGACTCTGGAGTTCCTCCACTCAGCAGTAATGTGACCGTTCACATCATTATCATGGACCAGAATGACAATACACCAGTTATAGTGTCTCCATGGCGCGCACATGGCTCATTAGTGGAAGAAAAAATACCCAGATCCACCGACAAAGGAACTCTGATAGCCAAAGTAATTGCAATAGACACTGATTCTGTGCACAACTCAAGGATTACTTATCAGTTTCTCCAGAACACGGATGCTACATTATTCAGTCTGGACCAGTACAATGGAGAGATCCGAACCACAAGAATGTTTAGTTACAGAGATTCGCGTCGGCATCGGTTGGTGGTGATCGCCAAGGATAACGGAGATCCCTCTCTTTCTGCTACAATCACCATCACACTGTCTACAATGGAGACCGCGCTTAAAAGCTATGCTGACATGACTGAGGTGCCtttagaatatgacattttttcagATTTAAACTTGTATCTGGTGATCGGACTGGGCTCGGTATCATTTCTGTTACTGATCACCATACTGGTGGCCATCGTGCTGAAGTGTCAGAAACCAAAGCCCAGTAAAGCTGCTCCTCCCTGCAGGAACAGTGTGATCAGTGAGAGGAATTCTACCATCGCAGATTCCACCCTGGTCTCCAACGATGCCTACTGGTACAGTTTATTTCTAGCAGAGACCAGAAAAGGAAAGCTGGTAGTTAGACAACCTGTGCCAAAGGGGACAAGATACGTTGTGTCTAGTATACCCAGGAGCACAGGAATGACTGAGACTAGTGACTCAGCTGCGTCCACTCTACAG
- the LOC124392416 gene encoding protocadherin alpha-C2-like isoform X4 has product MESHILKQLLWRYVSPSLLIFTFIYSAFAVTHYAIPEEMKAGSVVANLATDLGLDVKTLRVRKMRLDVVANKKYMDVNTDTGELYIVEKMDREQMCNVKTATCFLKLDVILENPVRMFNIEIEIMDINDNSPQFRRDTIHLDVSESTIAGEKFSLTNAVDPDVGSNSIKTYYLSESDYFNIDIQTGRDGSKFADLILKRVLDREEKAMHNLILTAVDGGTPARSGTAKIIVRVLDTNDNAPQFDQDRYTINLMENSPIGSLVIKLNATDKDESTNSDIEYSFSLYTSEKTQSTFGLNSNNGEIRVKEMINYEDFRIYDAEIIAKDKGANSLSGQCKVTILIKDMNDNHPEISVKSFSSPIKEDVAVDTVIAVISVNDKDSGENGEIDIQISDRLPFKLREASDSYYELVISEPLDREKVPEYDITFTVTDRGNPPLSDNDTITLELLDVNDNVPQFPQSFYTIQVMENNPPGAIVGSLTAHDPDLHENQYLVYFIVEKEIANTSMSMLFSINPENGNLYALKTFDYEIEKEFLFHIEARDSGVPPLSSNVTVHIIIMDQNDNTPVIVSPWRAHGSLVEEKIPRSTDKGTLIAKVIAIDTDSVHNSRITYQFLQNTDATLFSLDQYNGEIRTTRMFSYRDSRRHRLVVIAKDNGDPSLSATITITLSTMETALKSYADMTEVPLEYDIFSDLNLYLVIGLGSVSFLLLITILVAIVLKCQKPKPSKAAPPCRNSVISERNSTIADSTLVSNDAYWYSLFLAETRKGKLVVRQPVPKGTRYVVSSIPRSTGMTETSDSAASTLQYSK; this is encoded by the coding sequence ATGGAGAGCCACATACTGAAACAGCTATTGTGGAGGTACGTCTCACCATCCCTactaatttttacatttatttactctgCGTTTGCTGTTACACACTACGCCATACCCGAAGAAATGAAAGCGGGATCTGTGGTTGCAAACCTCGCAACCGATTTAGGACTTGATGTGAAAACCTTGCGTGTACGAAAAATGCGACTAGATGTTGTAGCCAACAAAAAATACATGGACGTCAACACAGACACGGGGGAGCTTTACATCGTGGAAAAAATGGACAGGGAGCAAATGTGCAACGTTAAAACAGCTACATGCTTTTTGAAGTTGGATGTCATACTTGAAAATCCAGTAAGGATGTTTAATATTGAAATTGAGATAATGGACATAAACGATAATTCACCACAATTTCGTCGGGATACCATTCATCTTGATGTTTCCGAATCAACAATAGCAGGAGAGAAGTTTTCTCTAACCAATGCTGTTGACCCCGATGTCGGCTCAAACTCTATTAAAACTTATTATCTTAGCGAAAGTGACTATTTTAATATAGACATACAAACTGGACGTGATGGATCGAAGTTTGCAGACTTAATTTTGAAAAGAGTTTTGGACCGTGAGGAAAAGGCTATGCATAATCTTATACTCACCGCTGTAGATGGCGGGACCCCTGCGCGTTCAGGTACAGCTAAAATTATTGTTCGGGTTCTAGATACCAACGACAACGCCCCTCAGTTTGATCAAGACAGATACACTATAAACCTAATGGAAAATTCACCTATTGGAAGCCTTGTAATCAAATTAAATGCAACGGATAAGGATGAGAGCACGAATTCTGACATTGAGTACTCATTTAGTCTTTATACTTCTGAGAAAACCCAGTCGACGTTTGGATTGAACTCAAATAATGGTGAAATAAGAGTTAAAGAAATGATCAATTACGAGGATTTCAGAATTTATGATGCGGAAATAATAGCTAAAGACAAGGGTGCCAATTCATTATCTGGACAATGCAAGGTGACTATACTAATCAAAGATATGAATGACAACCATCCGGAAATTTCTGTGAAATCGTTTTCAAGTCCAATTAAAGAGGATGTAGCGGTAGATACAGTTATTGCAGTAATTAGTGTGAATGATAAAGATTCGGGAGAAAATGGTGAAATTGATATCCAGATTTCTGATAGGTTACCTTTTAAACTCAGAGAGGCATCGGACAGTTATTATGAGCTTGTAATTTCAGAACCGTTGGACCGTGAAAAGGTCCCAGAATATGACATCACATTCACCGTAACTGACAGAGGAAACCCTCCTTTATCTGATAATGACACTATAACTCTAGAACTGCTGGACGTTAATGACAACGTACCACAGTTTCCACAATCATTTTACACAATACAAGTGATGGAAAATAACCCACCTGGGGCAATAGTGGGTTCCCTCACTGCACATGATCCAGACCTACATGAAAATCAATATcttgtatattttatagtagAAAAAGAAATAGCAAACACCTCAATGTCCATGCTGTTCTCCATTAACCCAGAAAATGGTAATCTTTATGCATTAAAGACATTTGACTATGAGATAGAGAAGGAGTTCCTTTTTCATATAGAGGCCAGAGACTCTGGAGTTCCTCCACTCAGCAGTAATGTGACCGTTCACATCATTATCATGGACCAGAATGACAATACACCAGTTATAGTGTCTCCATGGCGCGCACATGGCTCATTAGTGGAAGAAAAAATACCCAGATCCACCGACAAAGGAACTCTGATAGCCAAAGTAATTGCAATAGACACTGATTCTGTGCACAACTCAAGGATTACTTATCAGTTTCTCCAGAACACGGATGCTACATTATTCAGTCTGGACCAGTACAATGGAGAGATCCGAACCACAAGAATGTTTAGTTACAGAGATTCGCGTCGGCATCGGTTGGTGGTGATCGCCAAGGATAACGGAGATCCCTCTCTTTCTGCTACAATCACCATCACACTGTCTACAATGGAGACCGCGCTTAAAAGCTATGCTGACATGACTGAGGTGCCtttagaatatgacattttttcagATTTAAACTTGTATCTGGTGATCGGACTGGGCTCGGTATCATTTCTGTTACTGATCACCATACTGGTGGCCATCGTGCTGAAGTGTCAGAAACCAAAGCCCAGTAAAGCTGCTCCTCCCTGCAGGAACAGTGTGATCAGTGAGAGGAATTCTACCATCGCAGATTCCACCCTGGTCTCCAACGATGCCTACTGGTACAGTTTATTTCTAGCAGAGACCAGAAAAGGAAAGCTGGTAGTTAGACAACCTGTGCCAAAGGGGACAAGATACGTTGTGTCTAGTATACCCAGGAGCACAGGAATGACTGAGACTAGTGACTCAGCTGCGTCCACTCTACAG
- the LOC124392416 gene encoding protocadherin alpha-C2-like isoform X6, whose translation MNKETGELYILEKIDREYLCSKTATTCFIKIEVTLENPIRIFNIEIEILDINDNAPRFRRDTIHLDVSESTHEGERFSLSNAVDPDIGTNSIKTYHLSESEYFDIEIQTARDGAKFADLILRRVLDRETQAVHSLILTAVDGGVPARSGTSRIIVRVLDTNDNAPKFDKDIYKIYLMENSPIGNLVAKLNATDLDEGSNSDITYSFSLYTSEKTQEAFSLNPNNGEIRVKGVINYEDFRIYDMEVIATDKGTSSLSEQCKVTILVTDMNDNHPEISIKSFSNPIKEDVAVDTVIAVVSVSDKDSEENGHIDVHVSEKLPFALRELSDNYYELVVSELLDREKVAEYDITFIVTDRGNPPLSDNETVILELLDVNDNVPRFSQSTYTIQVMENNPPGGLLSSINAVDPDLHENQYLVYFIVEKEIANTSMSMLFSINPENGNLYALKTFDYEIEREFVFHVEARDSGVPPLSSNVTVHIIIMDQNDNTPVIVSPWRAQGSVVQEKIPRSTDKGTLIAKVIALDTDSVHNSRITYQFLQNTDATLFSLDQYNGEIRTTRMISYRDSRHQRLVVIAKDNGDPSLSATITITLSTVETALKSYADMTEVPLEYDIFSDLNLYLVIGLGSVSFLLLITILVTIVLKCQKPKPSKAAPPCRNSLISQRNSTIADSTLVSNDAYWYSLFLAETRKGKLVVRQPVPKGTRYVVSSIPRSTGLSETSDSAASTLQASTTTSSSSS comes from the coding sequence ATGAACAAGGAGACTGGCGAGCTTTATATTTTGGAAAAGATTGACAGAGAGTACCTTTGTTCTAAGACAGCAACAACATGCTTCATTAAAATAGAGGTGACACTTGAGAATCCAATAAGAATATTTAACATAGAAATTGAAATTTTGGATATTAATGACAACGCACCCAGGTTTCGGAGGGATACGATTCATTTGGATGTCTCAGAGTCGACTCATGAGGGTGAACGATTTTCTCTTAGTAATGCAGTTGATCCCGATATAGGAACGAATTCTATTAAAACGTATCATTTGAGTGAAAGCGAATATTTTGATATAGAAATTCAGACTGCTAGAGACGGTGCCAAGTTTGCTGATTTAATTCTAAGACGAGTTttggacagagagacacaggCTGTGCACAGTCTGATCCTTACTGCTGTAGATGGTGGAGTCCCAGCCCGGTCTGGCACATCAAGGATTATAGTGCGGGTGCTGGACACAAATGACAACGCCCCTAAATTCGACaaagatatttataaaatatatttaatggaAAACTCCCCAATTGGAAACCTTGTAGCGAAGTTAAACGCAACGGATCTTGATGAAGGATCCAATTCAGATATTACTTATTCGTTTAGTCTTTACACATCTGAGAAAACACAGGAAGCGTTTAGTTTAAATCCGAATAATGGTGAGATTAGAGTTAAAGGAGTTATTAATTATGAGGATTTCAGAATATACGACATGGAGGTAATAGCAACAGATAAGGGAACGAGTAGTCTGTCTGAACAATGCAAAGTAACAATTCTAGTTACAGATATGAACGATAATCATCCGGAAATATCTATAAAATCTTTCTCGAATCCCATCAAAGAGGACGTAGCTGTAGATACAGTTATTGCCGTGGTCAGTGTAAGTGACAAAGATTCAGAAGAAAATGGCCATATTGATGTTCATGTTTCGGAAAAGTTGCCTTTTGCATTGAGAGAATTGTCAGACAATTATTACGAGCTCGTTGTTTCAGAGCTTTTGGACCGTGAGAAGGTTGCAGAATATGACATCACGTTCATTGTTACAGACAGAGGAAACCCTCCTTTATCTGATAACGAAACTGTAATTTTAGAGCTGTTGGACGTGAATGACAACGTCCCACGATTTTCTCAATCAACGTATACTATACAGGTTATGGAAAATAATCCACCCGGAGGTTTGCTGAGTTCAATAAATGCTGTTGACCCAGATCTCCATGAAAATCAATATCTCGTTTATTTTATAGTAGAAAAAGAAATAGCAAACACCTCAATGTCCATGCTGTTCTCTATTAATCCAGAGAACGGTAACCTTTACGCACTAAAGACGTTTGATTATGAGATTGAGAGGGAGTTTGTCTTTCATGTTGAGGCTAGAGACTCTGGTGTTCCTCCACTCAGCAGTAACGTGACCGTTCACATTATTATCATGGACCAGAACGACAACACACCAGTTATAGTGTCTCCATGGCGCGCGCAAGGCTCAGTGGTACAGGAGAAAATACCAAGATCCACTGATAAAGGAACTCTGATAGCCAAAGTAATTGCTTTAGACACAGACTCTGTGCACAACTCTCGCATAACCTATCAGTTCCTCCAGAACACGGACGCTACATTATTCAGTTTGGACCAGTACAACGGTGAGATCCGGACCACGAGAATGATCAGTTACAGAGACTCGCGCCACCAGCGGCTGGTGGTGATCGCCAAGGATAATGGAGATCCCTCTCTTTCTGCTACAATCACCATCACACTTTCCACGGTGGAGACCGCGCTTAAAAGCTATGCTGACATGACTGAAGTGCCTTTAGAATATGACATCTTTTCAGATTTAAACTTGTATCTAGTGATCGGACTGGGCTCGGTATCATTTCTGTTACTGATCACCATACTGGTGACCATCGTGCTGAAGTGTCAGAAACCAAAGCCCAGTAAAGCTGCTCCTCCCTGTAGGAACAGTCTGATCAGTCAGAGGAACTCTACCATCGCAGATTCCACCCTGGTCTCCAACGATGCCTACTGGTACAGTTTATTTCTAGCAGAGACCAGAAAAGGAAAGCTGGTAGTTAGACAACCTGTGCCAAAGGGGACAAGATACGTTGTGTCTAGTATACCAAGAAGCACAGGACTGTCTGAGACTAGTGACTCAGCTGCCTCAACTCTACAg